The Plasmodium cynomolgi strain B DNA, chromosome 13, whole genome shotgun sequence DNA segment CGCTAATGTGAACGATGGGACGAATGCCCTGCTGAGCAAGCTCCTGAGCAGACAGCAAAAAATCATAAACAAAGCCATCAATACGATTCAACTGGGAACGAAAAACCTCACGCAGCTGACGCTCACGGAGAGGCACTACTTCACAATGAGGAGCAAATCGAGCCACAAAAAAATCgtgcacaaaaatttgaaccaCAATTCGGATTCGTCCGATGTGTCCACGTGCTACTTTTCGAGTGATCAGTACGAGGAGGGGCAGAAAACTCGCCCTGTAaagagagaagaaaatgaggGGAGAAAATACTTGAACAGTTTAGGCGGCAAGATGGTGGACCCATTATTGTTGGGTTTGAGCCAGGAAAAACGAGAGGAGGACAAAGTGAACAACGAGAGCAGAGTGCACAGCGGGGAGAGTGCCAACTGCTACTACACATACGACCCGAGGCTGCTAATTTTTGAGTACACGAACAATTTAATAATACGAAAGAAGCaagtaaaaatgataaaaaagtttaagagagattttataaaaaaaaaacagtacTGTTATCAAATAATTATGGGAGGTGGAAAGACAACCGTGTTGTCACCTCTCTACTTTTTAATCTTTTCCAATTACTTCTTAGTGTTTAATATGTGCCCCCAGCCGTTAATTCACTTTACGATAAATACATTCCGATCGAGATTTTCCTCCATCATAAAGAAGAACATCTACTACTTCAATTTCAGTCGATATGATAACATCACTACCGACTTGTACGTAAGCCTGTGTAGTGCACTAGAGAACAAATACATTTTGGTGACGAGCCCAACATGCATCAAGTCGCTGTTCCTTAAATTGGTTAACACAATCCAGGAGCTAAATAATATCAAAACTTTTGACATGATTAAGCAGAAGGCGAAAACGCACATTACGGATGCCCTGACGAAATTTTTAGGGTTTCAAAATGATGAGAATTCAATCAATGCGGCTAATGCCAATGGACTCAGAAAAACAAGCGCGGGTATGCCTGGTTATGCGTCGAAGCATGGTCACCCACCCACGGCAAGTGATTACAATATGCTCAAAAAACAGCTCGATTTGTCCGTAAGAATTTTCGACATATTAAATAAGAGTATTTTACTCATTGACGAAATTGACAACGTTTTGCATCCCCTCAAGAGTGAGCTACATTGGCCTTACGGCACAAACAGAGAAATTGATCTCGTGAATGTAGTGAGAAATTTTACTGATGTGTTCATGAACAACCCTTATTTGAAATTTCTGTACGATAAGAAAAACGACGACGTGGATATTAGGAACGTCAAAATTGCGGTAGCGAATCGGAGGGATGTAAGCGCCAATTTGTTGAATCATATTAGACAGCTGCGGGAGGAGGAGCAAGCCCAGAGGCAGGCCCAGAGACAGTTACAGCGGCAATTGCAGCTGGAAGGAGGTaacgatgaggatgatgaAATGAGGAGGGCAACCCAACATATCAATTACGGAGGTACGGGAGGTAGCAACTCATACCATGTAGACCATCTCCGCAGTGACAACAAAGGGAGATTCAAAAATGGAGCgatgaacaattttaataactCCTTATCAACGCAGCTGTATAGAAAAGAAGATGCAGATGATTACGGGGGGGTTCATGGTAACATGGGAGAAGGTGCCATATCGGGGGGTGCACTTGGCTCAGTAATGAATGGAATAACCAAGTACGGAGCTGTGAAGATGTCAAACAACGGAGAGACAGGCACAACATATTCTTTCGTCGATTTGAGCCTATTCAGATATAAGCTAAGTTGGGTCCtgatcgatttttttttctaccctgTGTGTAAGAAGCTAACCATCCCGATGAACATCCACTTTAATACGAACACAGAATATATAGAGGACCTCCTAAACACGTTTAGCaaagaaatcgaaaaggGGATAAGAAACCACGATATTTCATTGATCCCGCATTTCCacataataaattttaagtgGTATGATAATATTATATGGATTATTGCTCGCTATGTGTACTACTTTTTACTATGCTATAAGATAAGTGGGGTGTCGCAAAAGGTGATTGAGTCGTACTTATGCATTCCTCTTTGCATCGGCTACAATGACATTAACGTGAAGAATAGGTGCAAAGATAACAACTTCAGTAGCTCCACCATAAGGagattattaaatataaagaaaatttcgaACAAGAATTATTCGACCGATGCAAGCAATCTGAGGAATGAAGATCTGCAGGTCCTATCGAGTGATTACCATTTTAAAATCTTTGAAAAGATAAACACGTTGGATtatattttgtgtaaaattttaaatcttTGTCGACTTTACATCAATGGAATTTTGCCATTCGTTTTCTCTAAAGTGAATACGGTGCATTATGGAATCCTTTCTGCGGAGCAGATTAATAGGTGCCAAATGATCATGAGCAAGAGTAGGTACTTCCTGGCCGTTCCTTACATTGGCAAGGACACTCCTTCTGAAATGTCCGAGTTTACAAATGTCGATGTGGTCGTTTCGCTGACCATTTTGTCCTATCGGTACCAAGGCATGAGGTACTTTGACTTCATCCTGagcatgaaaaatattttgtacaattaTTCTCTCGAAAAGGATTACGAGCATGTGCAGAGCGAGTCCTCCGAGGGGGGGAGCGCCAGTGAAGAGCGAAGCTGTACCCATGAGGGAAGCACCCGTGATGAGGGAAGCAGTAGTGATGAGCGAGGCAGCAGTGATGGGCGAGGCAGCAGTGATGAGCGAGGCAGCAGTGATGAGCGAGGCAGCAGTGATGAGCGAGGCAGCAGTGATGGGCGAGGCAGCACTGACGGTCGAGGTAGCACTGACGGGCGAAGCGCCAGTGATGACGTACTTGCGGACAAGACAGATGGGTACGCCCACTCGAGTGGGGACCAAGCGGGTGAAGGAAGTTCTGCGAAAAGGAGCAGCTTGATGGAAACGGATAAGTCCTACAGCGGGGTGACTCCCACCGAGGAAGagagttggaaaaaattcagagaaaaaaagcgaaaatcgCACAAAGGAGGAGTGAAGACAAAGAAAGATAAGGAAAAGCAAAcaggtgaaaaaatgaaaagaagcgCAAAACAGACAggtgaaaatgtgaaaagaagCGGAGAACAGACAGgtgaaaatgtgaacagaagcggaaaacaaaagaagagagaattaaaaaacatgtaCGATTTGTACAGAGAAGTGATCGAAACGAGCGGagcaaaaataaggaaaacgaaaaaggatATTAACAACACGAACTTTTTCATATACGACAACAATATCAACAAGAGGAGAGAACAAAGTAGGAAAACCATGctaggaaaaaattacgtaGATAATATAGACAGAATAGATTTAAGTGATAAGGAAATGTTGTACGAGCTGTACAATTTGACCAGAAAGAATCCATTACTAATTAGTTACTTCCTATTGGGAATTATTCTTAACAAATACATCAAGCATACAGAAAAGCAGCTTTCGTCGAATTCCCAAGATTTGACAAACAATGTTTTGTTTAAGTATGTTGTAGGGTATAGTGGCACGAGTAATGATATACTCCCTGAAGAAATTCACAAAtgtaaatttgaaaaaagaaccaTTGGTTCGATACTTAACATTATTAATGATCCTCAGATTGTCAACTTTATTTTCTTGCCATCTCAAATTGCCCCCATTGATATTTTAAGAAGCTTagcattttcaaaaataaaatttaatagcCTTATCGATACGGGATACCtgattaataatatttcgcCTAAGAAAGTCGCTTACTACATTTTGCAATTCCTGGACTATATCGATTGCTGTGTGTATATCGATAATGGGaagcacatgtgtatgttgCCTCTGGagaggaaaaggagaggaatgaggaaaaaaaaaaaaaacagaaataaaGTTCAGGTGCAGTGCccagaaaaggggaaacacgACAAGGTACGTGGTGGGGGACACACAGGGAAGACGACCACCCCAGGTGCGAGTGAAACgcgcaaaaatgcaaaatcggcaatgaaaagaagaaggagaaaaaaaaatcaaactaGTGACAAACaaagtggaaataaaatagaaaataatctACACCTGAATGTTGAAATTATTCCACTGCAGGATTGCTACGTTCCAATTAAGAAACGGTTCATCTACTTTGATCACATCAATACGTTTGGGCAGGACATAAAACAGTATGTGAATGCGAACAGCTTGGTCACTGTCAATATCGGGAATgacatttcttccttcagccAAGGCGTCTTTCGCTTGCGATCGATCGGAATGAACCAGAAGATATTCTTCCTCATCCCCATGTGCCTTGTCAAACTGATGAACGTAAGCACGAGTCTGTTTAAGGACGCAGTTGTTGCGGACGTGGTGAGGAGGAAATCAGTAGGGGTACGGATAGGAGGAGGAGGCCACCCCAACCACTGTAGCAAACAACGTGTGGACCCCTCCTCGCACGATGAAAAGCAAATGTTGAAGAGGTTCGCCAAACGGAAGAAGCGAGTCCTGCGCGAGTGCAACAAGAACTACAGCGAGGGCAGCCAGACGGAGTCGGAGAACGACGTGGGGGAGGCGACCATGATCTTGAGTAGCAGCAGCGGAGAAAGCGCGGCAAGCGGCGATAGCGTTTGGGGAAATGGACGTGGGAAGAAACCCCCTCCCACCGATGGGATAAACATAAATGGTGGTGGGACGGCTCACCAGGATGACGACATTGAGGGTGTTCCCCTGGGGGAAGACGAAGAGAAGGATCATCCCCCACATGTGATGGACCCGCGGGAAGAATGCATGTTCGTGATCGACTGCTACAATAGTATCCACTTGGAAGAAAACTCAAAGGAAGAAGTTCTAAAAGAGTTGACGTACTACCTCATTCTGAACAACATAAGTAGCAACATAAAGCAATGCGAGCTTCTGTGTGTGCATGGCATAGTTAACATTATAAAGAGGAAGAGCATCAGGATGCTGTTagataattacataaatattggGGTTTTTAATTATAGAGATTATTTGGGTATTTTCAACACAAGTATCGATTTCGACGTACAGACACAGGTACCCTCCAAGAGCAGCTCATTACTTTGCATAGTCCAGCTGATTgaaaagtttcaaaatatttttaccaaaGAGGATGAATTATTTCTTCAGGACATTATTTATCGCTACTTTTGCCTACATTACGATATTTCTAATAAAACTATCGTAATGTATTTTGACGCCTTTTTTCCTCGAAAGGATTTTATGAAGACCAATTTGCCGCATGTCATTTTAGACCTATTTGAAAAGCTCAAGAAGATCAAAAAGGACCACTGTGTTCTGTCGTATAAGAAAAGCTTCGCCAAAAGGAACACCAGCAATGAGTACAACGCGGAGGATGATAACTCGATCGACAATCACTTGTTCAGTCTAGAAAATGAACAGGagaaagagaaggaaaaagagaaagagaaagaaaaggagaaggaaaaagaaaaggaaaaagaaagaaagaaaaagaaaaggaagaagaaaaaattacggaagatcaaaaaaaaaaacataaaatgtaAGAAAGATGAATACAAATTGTATAGATGGACCATGGATGATATTAACTCAGATTTATTTGGAGctaagacaaaaaaaaaggcaaaccaaatcaaaggggaagaagcaactgGTACCATTTcctacataaataataaagttGTAGAGAAGTTCACTCAGTTGACGGAAGGTAGCCATCTGTTCATACCCCTCAATAAACTACCAGTGAATGATATCTACATGAATTTCCCCTCCTATGTGTATgtctcaaaaaattttataaactcAGACTCAATCAACAccaagaaggggaagaagctcaTGAATGTCCTGGTCGTTATCGAGTGTGTGCACAATGCAGAGGAACAAGTCACCTCCTTGAATCAACAGAGACACAACAACTACGACGAATATGCAGAAAGAGAAgctttgcaaaatatttggAACATTCTAAAGGAAGATAATATACAAGAGATCCTAAATATTTTGGATATCAATCCTTTTAAGTATTCCTATGACTTGGCGAAAGTTATGACGGaccatgtgaagaaaaatgagttTGATAGCAACCGGTTTGGCAGCTTCGTTTCGCTActaaacaaaatggaacttTACtttagtaataaaaataaaaagtacatcATTGTAAGCTTGCAAGAGGCGGAAACGTTGCGTTATTACATCCATAAGAGGTTCAGTAGGCAGAAAGTGGCAAAGGCCCTGTCCGGTAAATCCTCCTATTTGGTGAAGACGGACAGTTTTTACCTTCCTTCTAAGGCGGAACCAAACAGAAATGCTAATTTTGCCCTTCAGGAATCTACCGAGAAGAAAGTGCAAACACACTCTATTGGTGACAACCTTTTTGATACCCCCAATGAGGGAGGTACCAACAATGCGCAAGTGGAGAAACGGGGCCCCAATTTAAATCACGAAATAGACAACTtcatggaggaagaaatgttccaagaaaatttaataagCGACGGGTGGGGGCTGAACAACAACCTCTCCAGCATAGCACTGGAGGGAAAGGACGAAGAGGACGATATGGATCACTTTTTTATGGAggatattaacaaaaagggagtaGAAAAGAAGCCAAACGTGAGTCATACAAACAAATGGGAGATTACACAGGGTGGGGTGACTaaggaggaacaaaacgTAGAACTGATATCCATCtatgagaaggaaaaaatggaaatcgAACCAGTAAAGGAGGAAAACTTCTTTTCAGATGTGCACATAAATCTATACAACTACCACTTTTGGTTCACCCCCATCGAAATTACGGACCGAAATAATCTGAGGAAGTATCTCTCCAGGCAAATACAAATAGTGTACAGcgtatgtaaattttttaactcgGATCGAAAATTTATTGACGCACATGTGAATTTGTTACTGCAGTACTTGAATTTTAATGCACCCAAGCACCGATTTAGCTATTTCAATGATTTATATCTGCTGAGGAGAATAATGAAGGACAGTCTAATCAAGAGTAAT contains these protein-coding regions:
- a CDS encoding hypothetical protein (putative), which codes for MVDNNLSISISDVIKYRLIININVDDYMCEKRVIQPFDVKPNVHVGFELLNELCFSPFKKLYKYLRRVKRTGGQTLHGREAPSQAVSDRREVDPSWDTSPSLNQASSFTTARKSMLNFDFEESNISCQNTYSKNFIQNMKNDYNAYLDYQRKKVEYEFIGFSAEEIKMTFSNVKKLKEYVNMFVSIKDILLEIFVGDNKLLECINEFIEGAENANGSGSGFGSGCGSDSDEDSYSHNGSVSGNGRGNGSDGGMTGEKEILVEENTPWNEDLVDIDTHNEQGQSNNRRKGAEDNQAASYFLYKFGVLGKAEKEINLKILIRCFMSKYAHEYLAMINPNLKKKSAKKFINIVLLYMLIMNRKIFLHECISSVINILNIFKVYNLKLKLLKQKEKSVRDGGASGGESGNLSVRGNDKAVANVNDGTNALLSKLLSRQQKIINKAINTIQLGTKNLTQLTLTERHYFTMRSKSSHKKIVHKNLNHNSDSSDVSTCYFSSDQYEEGQKTRPVKREENEGRKYLNSLGGKMVDPLLLGLSQEKREEDKVNNESRVHSGESANCYYTYDPRLLIFEYTNNLIIRKKQVKMIKKFKRDFIKKKQYCYQIIMGGGKTTVLSPLYFLIFSNYFLVFNMCPQPLIHFTINTFRSRFSSIIKKNIYYFNFSRYDNITTDLYVSLCSALENKYILVTSPTCIKSLFLKLVNTIQELNNIKTFDMIKQKAKTHITDALTKFLGFQNDENSINAANANGLRKTSAGMPGYASKHGHPPTASDYNMLKKQLDLSVRIFDILNKSILLIDEIDNVLHPLKSELHWPYGTNREIDLVNVVRNFTDVFMNNPYLKFLYDKKNDDVDIRNVKIAVANRRDVSANLLNHIRQLREEEQAQRQAQRQLQRQLQLEGGNDEDDEMRRATQHINYGGTGGSNSYHVDHLRSDNKGRFKNGAMNNFNNSLSTQLYRKEDADDYGGVHGNMGEGAISGGALGSVMNGITKYGAVKMSNNGETGTTYSFVDLSLFRYKLSWVLIDFFFYPVCKKLTIPMNIHFNTNTEYIEDLLNTFSKEIEKGIRNHDISLIPHFHIINFKWYDNIIWIIARYVYYFLLCYKISGVSQKVIESYLCIPLCIGYNDINVKNRCKDNNFSSSTIRRLLNIKKISNKNYSTDASNLRNEDLQVLSSDYHFKIFEKINTLDYILCKILNLCRLYINGILPFVFSKVNTVHYGILSAEQINRCQMIMSKSRYFLAVPYIGKDTPSEMSEFTNVDVVVSLTILSYRYQGMRYFDFILSMKNILYNYSLEKDYEHVQSESSEGGSASEERSCTHEGSTRDEGSSSDERGSSDGRGSSDERGSSDERGSSDERGSSDGRGSTDGRGSTDGRSASDDVLADKTDGYAHSSGDQAGEGSSAKRSSLMETDKSYSGVTPTEEESWKKFREKKRKSHKGGVKTKKDKEKQTGEKMKRSAKQTGENVKRSGEQTGENVNRSGKQKKRELKNMYDLYREVIETSGAKIRKTKKDINNTNFFIYDNNINKRREQSRKTMLGKNYVDNIDRIDLSDKEMLYELYNLTRKNPLLISYFLLGIILNKYIKHTEKQLSSNSQDLTNNVLFKYVVGYSGTSNDILPEEIHKCKFEKRTIGSILNIINDPQIVNFIFLPSQIAPIDILRSLAFSKIKFNSLIDTGYLINNISPKKVAYYILQFLDYIDCCVYIDNGKHMCMLPLERKRRGMRKKKKNRNKVQVQCPEKGKHDKVRGGGHTGKTTTPGASETRKNAKSAMKRRRRKKNQTSDKQSGNKIENNLHLNVEIIPLQDCYVPIKKRFIYFDHINTFGQDIKQYVNANSLVTVNIGNDISSFSQGVFRLRSIGMNQKIFFLIPMCLVKLMNVSTSLFKDAVVADVVRRKSVGVRIGGGGHPNHCSKQRVDPSSHDEKQMLKRFAKRKKRVLRECNKNYSEGSQTESENDVGEATMILSSSSGESAASGDSVWGNGRGKKPPPTDGININGGGTAHQDDDIEGVPLGEDEEKDHPPHVMDPREECMFVIDCYNSIHLEENSKEEVLKELTYYLILNNISSNIKQCELLCVHGIVNIIKRKSIRMLLDNYINIGVFNYRDYLGIFNTSIDFDVQTQVPSKSSSLLCIVQLIEKFQNIFTKEDELFLQDIIYRYFCLHYDISNKTIVMYFDAFFPRKDFMKTNLPHVILDLFEKLKKIKKDHCVLSYKKSFAKRNTSNEYNAEDDNSIDNHLFSLENEQEKEKEKEKEKEKEKEKEKEKERKKKKRKKKKLRKIKKKNIKCKKDEYKLYRWTMDDINSDLFGAKTKKKANQIKGEEATGTISYINNKVVEKFTQLTEGSHLFIPLNKLPVNDIYMNFPSYVYVSKNFINSDSINTKKGKKLMNVLVVIECVHNAEEQVTSLNQQRHNNYDEYAEREALQNIWNILKEDNIQEILNILDINPFKYSYDLAKVMTDHVKKNEFDSNRFGSFVSLLNKMELYFSNKNKKYIIVSLQEAETLRYYIHKRFSRQKVAKALSGKSSYLVKTDSFYLPSKAEPNRNANFALQESTEKKVQTHSIGDNLFDTPNEGGTNNAQVEKRGPNLNHEIDNFMEEEMFQENLISDGWGLNNNLSSIALEGKDEEDDMDHFFMEDINKKGVEKKPNVSHTNKWEITQGGVTKEEQNVELISIYEKEKMEIEPVKEENFFSDVHINLYNYHFWFTPIEITDRNNLRKYLSRQIQIVYSVCKFFNSDRKFIDAHVNLLLQYLNFNAPKHRFSYFNDLYLLRRIMKDSLIKSNLKMPEKKSLLIKKNIELEMVEKKLFEGNGDIYAFKIMQQTVRQSLKKKQLTLQEIFDKDDLDYICSKQDIRILFDFLNIRDSNCVNVLFDILGSTISLHELCVTLNPVENIKKTDFQKDLYTEDKKRYAEDFVSEAEKYLKNFRFSLTEHTYFKVIWSGRISSQRIVQEALDGREAATFGGEKRAPFGQEPSEYALGASLGGASLGGASLGGASLGGGMSRNGPPSERDPSHKSPTNDLLSDIFGFNRAQRSEQDPMYAEQINHPVRNSEQFYIYEAENIDPKDRGMMSKNKHKIIFGHYASTKPGDNNFPILEMTDISINSMYTSASAQEILNLLFPYPKKYLLLWHEDYSIKSVDECLHIWKPVLSSAHISGTTFLGFVGTVGPHQPPLNKIRALPKSLVKVVQNKKFATFYSDNSFSIDNSGVFNSLNVHFFNGLDVNNYEEFLFRNFSLNIVAKVKKIKFVNEDIFNLWGEEKPQEQEDDDETSPEWEIIPQCF